The sequence GCCGGACCGCGCACTCCCGCTCCACGCACCCTCTGCGCTGGTGAGCCGGGAACTGCCGGCCTCCTGAGGCTGCTGCAGCGCCGGGTGTTCCCGCTAGGGCGCCCGGACCTCCGCCCGGCCGGGGAGCGTCCAGCAGTCGCCGAGCAGCCGGTCCAGCGCCGGGTCGAACGGGTCGAGCCCGCCGCCGGGATAGGGCGTCAGCTCGCTGAACCACACCTCGCCGCCGACGTCGTAGAGGTCCACCCGGACGAAGTCGAACGCCGCGCCCAGCGTCTCGGCGGCCGCGACCATGGCCGGCAGCGCCGCCGGCGGCGGGGTGACCGGGCCGGTGACCACGTGCGGCTCGTGTGCCGCCACCGGCTCCCAGTCCCGGGTGTAGAGCCGCCGGGAGTGGCTTCCGGTGAGCCGGCCGGTGTCCACCTGCACGAGCCGCACCCGGCCGCCGAAGACCAGGAACTTGTGGTCGGCGAGCACCTCTCCCGGCCGGCCCAGGAACTCCTCGGCCAGGAGCAGCCGGCGGGCCTGGCTGTACACCCACTCGCCGCGCTCGGGCCACAGCGGCTCGCCGAGCCAGTCGGCGGTCAACCGCCGGAGCGCCGGGACGTCCGGGGCACCGGTGCCGCGGTGCACGCGCAGCGTGCCGTGATTCGGCTTGAGCACCCACCGCTCCGGCAACGCCACCCCGGCGAGCTCGCCGACGTCGGTGCCCGACCACAGCACCCGCGGGATCGCCAGCCCCGGGCAGGCGCGCGCCGCGTACTCCTTCATCGCCAGCTTGTCGCCCAGCTGCCCGATGAGCGGCCGCCGGTCGTGGACGATCCGCCAGTTCAGCTTCTCGGTGAAGGTGCGCGGGTTCCCCAGGTGCGGCCGGCGGCCGTGCGCCTCGGCGTACAGCAGGGCACGCCTCGCCGCGAGCGGCAGGCGCCGCACCAGGGCCCGGTGCAGCCGGTCGGGCACCGCGGCCACGCTGCCTCCTCCTCGGTCCCCCGGGGCCGTCCGGACCGGCCCCTCCCGGACAGTCTGGTCGGCGGACCGGACGGTCTGCTCCTAGGGTGGGGCCGTGACGACGGACGGGGCCCCGCACTGAGCAGGACCGACAGCCGGGAACCGTCCGGAGGGGTGGGCTTCGTGGCCAAGGACCCGTGGCATCCGGCCATCCGGCGCGAGCAGATGATCGCCCGCGAGCTCGTCCGCCAGGACCGGCCGGTGAGCTTCCTGCAGGCGCCGGCGGACTGGCGCCGGCTGCGCAGCGACCCGGCCAACTGGTGGGGCCACCTGACCCGGGCCCGGTTCGCGCCGGCCGCTCCCGGCGTCCGGGTGTCGGAGCGCTCCACCGTGCTGCCCGGCTCACGGGGCCCCCTCGCCGAGCGCCTGGACGCGGCGCTGCTGGGCACCGTCCTCCGGCGCTCGGGCTGGGACGCCGACGTCACCGCCTTCATGCTGCCCTGGGAGTGGCGCGCCTCCCGCGCCGTCCGCGGGCGGGTGGTGTTCGACTGCACCGACGACTGGGCCCGGCTGCTCCCGCACGCCCGCCGGCTGCCCGACCAGCTCCGCCGGATCGCCGCGGAGGCCGACGAGGTGGTGGTCGTCAACCCGCTCCTGGGCGCGCTCTTCCCGGGGCGGACGCCGGTCGTCGTGCCGAACGGCACCGACGCCGACCTGCTCGCCGCGCCCCGGACGGCCCAGCGCGCCGAGCGGCACGCGGTCTACGTCGGCAGCATCGCCGAGCGCTTCGACGTCGACCTGGTCCGCGCCCTGCTCCGGGCGCTACCGGACTGGACGATCTCCGTGCACGGCCAGCTGGTGTTCCCCGACCGGGCCCGTCCGGCCGCCGAGCGTTTCCGCGCGCTCGTCGCGGAGTCCGGCGGGCGGCTGACCTGGTGCGGTCTGCTGCCGCGGGACCGGCTGGCCGCCGTCCTCGACGCCGCGACCGTCGGGCTGGTCCCCGACGTGCCCGGCCGGGCGCTGGGCCAGTCGTCGATGAAGAGCTACGACTACGCGGCCCGGGGGCTGCCGCTGGTCGCGACCGCCGGTCACCTCGAGCACGCCGCGGAGCTCCCCCCGCACACCGCGATCGTCTCCGGCGCCGAGGAGATGGCCGCCGCCCTGCGCGCCGCCGCGGAGGAGCCGCGGCAGTTCGCGGCCCGGCGCCGGGCCTGGGCCGCCGACCGCACGTGGGGGCGGCGCACCGGGCAGTGGCTGGACGCCGTCCTCGGGCGGCCGGTGGCCCCGGCCGGATCGCAGCGGTCGGCCTAACCCAGGGAGCGGACCACCCGCGCGGGGTTGCCGACGGCCGTCACGCCGGCGGGCAGGTCGGCGGTGACGACCGCCCCCGCGCCCACCACCGTGTCGGCACCGATGGTGACGCCCGGGAGCACGATCACCCCGCCGCCGAGCCAGGCGTTGTCCCCGATGGTGACGGGTGCCGCGTGCTGCCAGCCGGCCCGCCGCTCGGCCGGGTCGAGCGGGTGGACGGCGGTGAGCAGCTGCACGTTCGGGCCCAGCTGGACGGAGTCGCCGAGGACGATGGGGCCGACGTCGAGGAAGACCGCACCCCAGTTCACGAAGCAGTAGGCGCCGATGCTGATGCGGTAGCCGTAGTCGCAGCGGAAGTCCGATCGGATCGTCGTCCCGCCGCCCACCGCGCCGAGGAGCCCGGTGAGCAGCTCGTGCCGGCGATGCGGGTCGGACTCGGCGTTGTAGGCGGCGACGAGGGCGGCGGCCCGCCGCCCGTCCGCGGCGAGGTCGGGGTCGTCGGGGCGGTACGGCAACCCGGCCAGCATGCGGTCCTTCATCTCGCCCACGCGGGAACGCTATCCGGCCTGTCGGAGGTCAGTCGGCGGCGAGCCACTCGACGGCCGCGTGCAGCACCTCCGGGGGCACGGCGTGCGGCCCCGGGAACTCCCGGTAGGTGACGTCGTAGCCGTCGTCCTCGAGCGCGGGCACGATCCGGCGGCTGGTCCGGTCGATCGGCAGCACGTCGTCGTCGACCCCGTGGGAGACGAACACCGCCGGGCTGCCCGACCGCGGGGCGGGCGGCACGAACCCCGGGGAGAAGGCGACGATGTGCCGGAACAGCCCTCCGTTGGCCAGGCCGAGCCCCAGCGCGTACGAGGCCCCGTCGGAGAACCCGGCGACGGCGATGCGCGCCGGATCCACCGGCACCGTGCCGAAGACCTCGGCCAACGCCCGGTCCACCAGCGCCGCGTCCCGGCCGTACTCGCCTCCGACGGCGTCCCAGGTCGGCCCCCGCGACGCAGGCGCCAGGACCACCAGCCCCTGCTCGTCGGCCGCCGGCCGCAGCAGGCCCAGCCCCGCCTCGGCGTCCCCGCCGGCGCCGTGCAGGGAGACGACCAGTGGCAGCGGGCCCGTGCCGGGGTCCGGCGGGACGTGCAGCAGCGGGTCGCGCGAGGACACGAGCCCGAGCGGACGGGTACCGGGCTCGGGCGCACCCGTCGGCGGCGACCCGGTCGGCCGGGCCGTGAGCGCGGCCCCCTCCTGCCCCGCCGCCGCCCCACCGGCCGAGCCCGGCGTCCGGGGCGCGCAGCCCGCGCCCAGGACGGCCAGCGCCGTCGCGGCCCCCGCTCCCAGCACGGCTCGTCGCGTCGGCACCGTCGTCCTCCTCCCCGGCGGATCCGGTGGCCGACCGGTACCCCGTCCCCGGCACGCGACACGGGGCGGCTCCGGGTCGGCCCGTCACCGGGCCCGGCGATCAGGGAGGACGGCGGTGACCCGGATCCCCCCGGGAGGGCGCCACCACGGTCGTCGCCGGCCACGACCACACCGCGGCCGCCCTCATGCGCCGGCTGCGCAACCTGCTGCGCGGCATCGCCCACGCCCCGACGGCCTGGTCGAGCGGCGCGGTCCGACGCTGGACGACGGGTTGGACCGGCTGCCTCCGCCGCCGGCGCCCCCCCGGCCTCTCCGTCGAGGAGGTGGCGGACACCCTCCTCGGCCGCATGGCGCCGGACTACGCCGACGACGTCGCGCTGGTGGTCTCGCGCGTGGTGCCCGGGATCGTCAGAGGCTGACCGCCACGGTCGCCGCGAGCTCGCGGCAGGCCTCCAGCTCGGCCGGACCGGGTGCGCCGGTCAGGCTCAGCGGCGCCGCGACCTGCTTCCAGCGCAGCGCGCCGGTGATCCGCTCGATGCTGCGCAGCGCGCCCGCCGTGTCGTCGTTGCCGTGCACGTAGACCCCGTAGGGCAGCCCGCCGGTGGCGTCGAGGCACGGGTAGTAGACGGTGTCGAAGAAGTGCTTCAGCGCACCGGACATGTAGCCGATGTTCGCGGGGGTGCCCAGCAGGACGCCGTCGGCGGCGAGCAGGTCGGCGGCCCCGGCCGACAGGGCCGGGCGGACGGTCAGCTCGACGTCGTCGACGAGGGCGACGCCCTCCCGGACCGCTTCGAGCACCGCCTGCAGCGCCGGTGAGGGGGTGTGGTGGACCACGAGGAGACGGGACACCCCGGCATCATCCCGTCCCCGGCACGGGCCGGAGCTGCCGGTAGACGCGGGCGAGATCGGCGAGCTGGAAGTGGGCGTTCAGCCCGCTGGGATTCGGGACGACCCAGGTGTCGGCGCCGCCCACGCGCTCGGGCTGCCGGCCGATGACCGCCTTCGGCCGGCCGAACCCCTCCCGCCACGCGGTGATGCCCAGGACCGCCAGCACCCGCGGCCGGTACCGGGTGACCAGGCGCTCCAGCGCGGCCGCACCGGCCCGCAGCTCCTCGGGGGTCAGCTCGGCCGCGGTCCGCGTGGGCCGGTCCACCACGTTGGTCACGCCCAGCCCGTGGCGCAGCAGCTCGCGGTCCTCGTCCGGGGAGAGCCGCCGCGGGGTCAGCCCGGCGAGGTGGATCGCGGGCCAGAAGCGGTTGCCCGGCCGGGCGAAGTGGTGACCGCGCTCGGCCGACATCAGGGACGGGTTGATCCCGCAGAAGAGGACGTCGAGCCCGGGGGCCACGATGTCGGGCAGCGCCTTGCCGGGCAGGGCGTCGTCGGGCGTCGGCTCGTCGGGCACCGCCCCATCCTGACCCGCGAGGACCCGACCGCTCCTCAACGGTAGGTGAGCAGGTCCCTGCGGGCCCCGGTGACGTGCGCGTGGTCGTTGAACGCCAGCAGCGACAGGCCGTTCGACCCCGCGAGGACGGAGGTGACGCCGACGTTCACCGCGGCGCGGTTGAGCGCGATGACGCCGTCCCCCGGAGCGCCCAGCAGCGCGGCCACCACTGCGGCGATGACGCCTCCGGAGCTGACGACGACGGCGTCGCGCCCGGAGGGCACTGCGGCGGCCACGTCGGCCACGGCGGCGACCGCCCCGGCGGAGAAGGCCGGCCAGCCGTCGGCGTCAGCCGCCGCGATCCACGACCGCAGCGCGCCGTCGAGCAGCCGCTGCACCTCCCGGGATCCGGACCCGTCCCCGGCCCCGCCCTCCCCTGGATACCGCTTCAGCAGGTCCAGGTGGTCGTACTCGTCCAGCCGCGGGTCGGGCTCGGCCGCCACCGGCCACCCGGCGGCCGCGGCCAGCAGGGCGGCGGTGTCCCGCTGGCGGCGCAGCGTGCCGGAGACGACCAGCGGGTCGCGCAGCTCCCGGCGGCGCAGCTCCTCCCCCACGCAGCGGGCCTGCTCCCGGCCGAGGT is a genomic window of Blastococcus sp. HT6-30 containing:
- a CDS encoding flavodoxin, with protein sequence MSRLLVVHHTPSPALQAVLEAVREGVALVDDVELTVRPALSAGAADLLAADGVLLGTPANIGYMSGALKHFFDTVYYPCLDATGGLPYGVYVHGNDDTAGALRSIERITGALRWKQVAAPLSLTGAPGPAELEACRELAATVAVSL
- a CDS encoding sugar O-acetyltransferase: MKDRMLAGLPYRPDDPDLAADGRRAAALVAAYNAESDPHRRHELLTGLLGAVGGGTTIRSDFRCDYGYRISIGAYCFVNWGAVFLDVGPIVLGDSVQLGPNVQLLTAVHPLDPAERRAGWQHAAPVTIGDNAWLGGGVIVLPGVTIGADTVVGAGAVVTADLPAGVTAVGNPARVVRSLG
- a CDS encoding phospholipase; protein product: MPTRRAVLGAGAATALAVLGAGCAPRTPGSAGGAAAGQEGAALTARPTGSPPTGAPEPGTRPLGLVSSRDPLLHVPPDPGTGPLPLVVSLHGAGGDAEAGLGLLRPAADEQGLVVLAPASRGPTWDAVGGEYGRDAALVDRALAEVFGTVPVDPARIAVAGFSDGASYALGLGLANGGLFRHIVAFSPGFVPPAPRSGSPAVFVSHGVDDDVLPIDRTSRRIVPALEDDGYDVTYREFPGPHAVPPEVLHAAVEWLAAD
- a CDS encoding ATP-grasp fold amidoligase family protein; this translates as MAAVPDRLHRALVRRLPLAARRALLYAEAHGRRPHLGNPRTFTEKLNWRIVHDRRPLIGQLGDKLAMKEYAARACPGLAIPRVLWSGTDVGELAGVALPERWVLKPNHGTLRVHRGTGAPDVPALRRLTADWLGEPLWPERGEWVYSQARRLLLAEEFLGRPGEVLADHKFLVFGGRVRLVQVDTGRLTGSHSRRLYTRDWEPVAAHEPHVVTGPVTPPPAALPAMVAAAETLGAAFDFVRVDLYDVGGEVWFSELTPYPGGGLDPFDPALDRLLGDCWTLPGRAEVRAP
- a CDS encoding phosphoglycerate mutase family protein; translation: MPLICLVRHGQASFGADDYDVLSDLGREQARCVGEELRRRELRDPLVVSGTLRRQRDTAALLAAAAGWPVAAEPDPRLDEYDHLDLLKRYPGEGGAGDGSGSREVQRLLDGALRSWIAAADADGWPAFSAGAVAAVADVAAAVPSGRDAVVVSSGGVIAAVVAALLGAPGDGVIALNRAAVNVGVTSVLAGSNGLSLLAFNDHAHVTGARRDLLTYR
- the mug gene encoding G/U mismatch-specific DNA glycosylase; the protein is MPDEPTPDDALPGKALPDIVAPGLDVLFCGINPSLMSAERGHHFARPGNRFWPAIHLAGLTPRRLSPDEDRELLRHGLGVTNVVDRPTRTAAELTPEELRAGAAALERLVTRYRPRVLAVLGITAWREGFGRPKAVIGRQPERVGGADTWVVPNPSGLNAHFQLADLARVYRQLRPVPGTG